From a region of the Triticum aestivum cultivar Chinese Spring chromosome 7D, IWGSC CS RefSeq v2.1, whole genome shotgun sequence genome:
- the LOC123163927 gene encoding protein SAWADEE HOMEODOMAIN HOMOLOG 2 isoform X2, whose product MGRPPSSGGPAFRFTHAEVAEMEEHLRHLNNAIPQRNVIQGLAEKFTASAARAGKIPVQYKQVWNWFQNRRYSQRARTPRGAPPPQGKMLPTGAEEHHPASFRAQGSSSSYPGSHSGKSPSDGGQAEFEAKSARDGAWYDVAAFLSHRLFETGDPEVKVRFSGFGPEEDEWINVRKCVRLRSLPCESAECVAVLPGDLILCFQEGKEQALYFDARVLDAQRRRHDVRGCRCRFLVRYDHDHSEIVPLRKVCRRPETDFRLQILHASRAAASADAQNVSPVEQKPQKAHKMMDVNTAEVTVVRNPDQGGPSDKPAAPLPAAPAGTHGDSVSDVQMGNVEVIPKVEAANEAHDDNMNVGA is encoded by the exons ATGGGGCGGCCGCCAAGCAGCGGGGGCCCCGCGTTCCGGTTCACGCACGCGGAggtggcggagatggaggagcacctccgccacctcaaCAACGCCATCCCGCAGCGCAACGTCATCCAGGGCCTCGCCGAGAAGttcaccgcctccgccgcccgcgccggcaAGATCCCCGTCCAGTACAAGCAG GTCTGGAACTGGTTCCAGAACCGGAGGTACTCGCAGCGGGCCAGGACCCCCAGGGGCGCGCCGCCGCCGCAGGGGAAGATGCTGCCCACGGGGGCCGAGGAACACCACCCGGCCTCCTTCAGGGCTCAGGGGTCTTCCTCGTCCTACCCCGGATCCCACTCAG GAAAGAGTCCTTCGGATGGTGGCCAGGCCGAGTTTGAAGCAAAGTCAGCTAGAGATGGTGCATG GTACGATGTTGCTGCCTTTCTGTCCCACAGGCTCTTTGAAACAGGGGACCCG GAAGTAAAAGTTCGATTTTCTGGATTTGGGCCTGAGGAGGATGAATGGATTAATGTTCGTAAATGTGTGAGGCTGCGTTCTCTTCCATGTGAATCTGCAGAATGTGTTGCTGTGCTTCCTGGGGATCTCATTCTTTGTTTTCAG GAAGGCAAAGAGCAGGCCCTCTATTTTGACGCTCGTGTTCTTGATGCTCAAAGGCGCAGGCATGATGTAAGAGGGTGCCGCTGCAGGTTTCTTGTTCGTTATGATCATGATCACTCTGAG ATTGTTCCTCTGAGGAAGGTATGCCGTCGACCAGAAACTGATTTCAGGCTCCAGATCTTGCACGCATCTAGAGCGGCGGCCTCTGCGGATGCTCAGAATGTTAGCCCAGTTGAGCAGAAACCCCAAAAGGCGCACAAGATGATGGATGTGAACACTGCCGAGGTGACCGTGGTTCGCAACCCAGATCAAGGAGGGCCATCTGACAAGCCGGCTGCTCCCTTACCAGCTGCGCCTGCTGGCACCCACGGTGATTCAGTTTCAGATGTGCAGATGGGGAATGTGGAGGTTATTCCAAAAGTTGAAGCTGCAAATGAAGCACATGATGACAACATGAACGTGGGAGCGTAG
- the LOC123163927 gene encoding protein SAWADEE HOMEODOMAIN HOMOLOG 2 isoform X1, producing the protein MGRPPSSGGPAFRFTHAEVAEMEEHLRHLNNAIPQRNVIQGLAEKFTASAARAGKIPVQYKQVWNWFQNRRYSQRARTPRGAPPPQGKMLPTGAEEHHPASFRAQGSSSSYPGSHSGKSPSDGGQAEFEAKSARDGAWYDVAAFLSHRLFETGDPEVKVRFSGFGPEEDEWINVRKCVRLRSLPCESAECVAVLPGDLILCFQEGKEQALYFDARVLDAQRRRHDVRGCRCRFLVRYDHDHSEEIVPLRKVCRRPETDFRLQILHASRAAASADAQNVSPVEQKPQKAHKMMDVNTAEVTVVRNPDQGGPSDKPAAPLPAAPAGTHGDSVSDVQMGNVEVIPKVEAANEAHDDNMNVGA; encoded by the exons ATGGGGCGGCCGCCAAGCAGCGGGGGCCCCGCGTTCCGGTTCACGCACGCGGAggtggcggagatggaggagcacctccgccacctcaaCAACGCCATCCCGCAGCGCAACGTCATCCAGGGCCTCGCCGAGAAGttcaccgcctccgccgcccgcgccggcaAGATCCCCGTCCAGTACAAGCAG GTCTGGAACTGGTTCCAGAACCGGAGGTACTCGCAGCGGGCCAGGACCCCCAGGGGCGCGCCGCCGCCGCAGGGGAAGATGCTGCCCACGGGGGCCGAGGAACACCACCCGGCCTCCTTCAGGGCTCAGGGGTCTTCCTCGTCCTACCCCGGATCCCACTCAG GAAAGAGTCCTTCGGATGGTGGCCAGGCCGAGTTTGAAGCAAAGTCAGCTAGAGATGGTGCATG GTACGATGTTGCTGCCTTTCTGTCCCACAGGCTCTTTGAAACAGGGGACCCG GAAGTAAAAGTTCGATTTTCTGGATTTGGGCCTGAGGAGGATGAATGGATTAATGTTCGTAAATGTGTGAGGCTGCGTTCTCTTCCATGTGAATCTGCAGAATGTGTTGCTGTGCTTCCTGGGGATCTCATTCTTTGTTTTCAG GAAGGCAAAGAGCAGGCCCTCTATTTTGACGCTCGTGTTCTTGATGCTCAAAGGCGCAGGCATGATGTAAGAGGGTGCCGCTGCAGGTTTCTTGTTCGTTATGATCATGATCACTCTGAG GAGATTGTTCCTCTGAGGAAGGTATGCCGTCGACCAGAAACTGATTTCAGGCTCCAGATCTTGCACGCATCTAGAGCGGCGGCCTCTGCGGATGCTCAGAATGTTAGCCCAGTTGAGCAGAAACCCCAAAAGGCGCACAAGATGATGGATGTGAACACTGCCGAGGTGACCGTGGTTCGCAACCCAGATCAAGGAGGGCCATCTGACAAGCCGGCTGCTCCCTTACCAGCTGCGCCTGCTGGCACCCACGGTGATTCAGTTTCAGATGTGCAGATGGGGAATGTGGAGGTTATTCCAAAAGTTGAAGCTGCAAATGAAGCACATGATGACAACATGAACGTGGGAGCGTAG
- the LOC123163928 gene encoding protein BOLA4, chloroplastic/mitochondrial produces MLLMRSAAAPCSFTSMLLRRLTSSSSASYAIRRQATLALSSLSSSSSSSARFTTWSPPPLSGSTRTGGFSAWASAPGPAGPTGSTITQSMETKIKEQLEADTVTVFDASGDGRHVCIDVVSKAFEGKSAVNRQRMVYKVIWEELQSTVHAVDQMTTKTPGEAAGN; encoded by the exons ATGCTGCTGAtgaggtccgccgccgccccctgttCCTTCACCTCCATGCTCCTCCGCcgcctcacctcctcctcctccgcttcaTACGCCATCCGCCGTCAGGCCACCCTGGCCCTCTCTTCTctatcctcctcgtcctcctcgtctgcTAGATTCACCACCTGGTCCCCTCCCCCTCTTTCCGGCAGCACCCGGACCGGGGGATTCTCGGCCTGGGCGTCGGCGCCGGGACCGGCGGGACCCACCGGCTCCACCATCACGCAGTCTATGGAGACCAAG ATCAAGGAGCAGCTGGAGGCGGACACTGTCACCGTCTTCGACGCCTCAGGGGATGGCCGCCACGTCTG CATAGACGTGGTTTCGAAGGCGTTCGAGGGGAAATCCGCTGTGAACAGGCAGAGAATGGTTTACAAGGTTATATGGGAGGAGCTTCAAAGCACCGTGCATGCTGTGGACCAAATGACCACCAAGACTCCAGGTGAGGCGGCTGGCAACTAG